A portion of the Drosophila sechellia strain sech25 chromosome 2R, ASM438219v1, whole genome shotgun sequence genome contains these proteins:
- the LOC6608170 gene encoding UNC93-like protein yields the protein MVYPSDTSDANNEELALEHSVAHGNVHGNGTGTGSSPGTTTAPNGDNKVNQRHYEPAERFIITKNVVVIGLAFMIHFTAFHGTSNLQSSVNADKALGTTTLAVIYGSLILSNIFLPMTVIRWFGCRLTMALALFAYMPYIAAQFYPRFETLIPAALMVGFGGGPLWCSKCTYLSTVSEALTQVRGNKSRKDVNTVKFFGLFFIFYQMAQVWGNLISSSVLTLSAPASQSLANASLELEVQRELERTRVAELCGARFCPGVGAEANPNLVPPAPEQIQLLNSIFLTCMASAVVMMIFGVSSLKRYGVKRGDTGDGMSGLKLLTVTINLLRKRRQILMLPITMFIGLEEAFLAVDFTRSFVACGWGISRIGFAMICFGVANAVAAGIAGALVERIGRVTLAGLCAVVNICLLTYMYTWEAREGDYMSYCTFAAVWGICDGVWLVVVNAFYGILFPNHLIAAYSNFRLWESTGSVIGYVISSQLCTSTKLVILIIFILIGCVGYGLIEYRVWQKQKNLEVMLSD from the exons ATGGTTTACCCCAGTGACACGTCGGACGCCAACAACGAGGAGCTGGCGCTGGAGCACAGTGTTGCACATGGCAATGTCCACGGCAACGGCACTGGCACGGGCAGCTCACCCGGGACAACAACTGCTCCGAACGGGGACAACAAAGTCAATCAGCGCCACTACGAGCCGGCCGAGCGCTTCATCATCACCAAGAACGTGGTTGTGATAGGCCTGGCTTTCATGATTCACTTTACGGCCTTCCACGGCACATCGAATCTGCAGAGCTCGGTGAACGCGGATAAGGCCCTGGGCACCACCACGCTGGCCGTCATCTACGGCTCGCTGATACTGTCCAACATCTTCCTGCCGATGACCGTGATAAG ATGGTTCGGCTGCCGGTTGACCATGGCGCTGGCCCTCTTCGCCTACATGCCCTACATAGCCGCCCAGTTCTACCCGCGGTTCGAGACCCTGATCCCGGCGGCCCTGATGGTGGGTTTTGGTGGCGGGCCGTTGTGGTGCTCCAAGTGCACCTACCTCTCCACCGTCTCCGAGGCACTTACCCAGGTGCGGGGCAACAAGTCGCGCAAGGATGTGAACACCGTCAAGTTCTTCGGCCTGTTCTTCATCTTCTACCAGATGGCCCAGGTGTGGGGCAACCTCATCTCCTCCTCGGTTCTGACCCTGAGTGCCCCTGCTTCCCAATCCCTGGCAAATGCTTCCTTGGAGCTGGAGGTGCAGCGGGAACTAGAGAGAACCAGGGTGGCCGAACTTTGCGGGGCTCGTTTCTGTCCCGGAGTGGGAGCAGAGGCCAATCCGAACCTTGTGCCCCCAGCTCCGGAGCAGATCCAGCTGCTCAACTCCATCTTCCTCACCTGCATGGCATCGGCTGTCGTCATGATGATCTTCGGCGTGAGTTCCCTCAAACG CTATGGAGTAAAGCGCGGTGATACTGGCGACGGAATGTCGGGGCTGAAGCTCCTCACGGTGACCATAAATCTTCTGCGGAAACGTCGCCAGATCCTGATGCTGCCCATCACGATGTTCATCGGGCTGGAGGAGGCCTTCCTGGCCGTGGACTTCACCCGTTCGTTTGTTGCTTGCGGATGGGGGATCTCTCGAATCGGGTTCGCCATGATATGCTTTGGCGTGGCGAATGCGGTGGCTGCCGGAATCGCAGGCGCGCTGGTGGAACGCATTGGACGGGTCACCCTGGCCGGACTGTGTGCAGTGGTCAACATCTGCCTGCTTACCTACATGTACACCTGGGAAGCGCGGGAGGGCGACTATATGAGCTACTGCACCTTTGCGGCGGTTTGGGGCATCTGCGATGGAGTCTGGCTGGTTGTGGTCAATG CTTTTTATGGCATTCTGTTTCCGAACCATCTGATTGCCGCTTATAGCAACTTCCGCCTGTGGGAAAGCACTGGTTCTGTTATCGGCTACGTCATCAGTTCGCAGCTTTGCACATCCACGAAATTGgtgattttgattatttttattttaataggcTGCGTGGG ATATGGCCTCATCGAGTACCGCGTTTGGCAGAAACAAAAGAACTTGGAAGTCATGCTGAGTGACTGA